GGGATGGGCGCTGTCGCGGACGGCCAGTTCCCGCGACATGTCGGGGCACGATCCGGTCCCGGCCGGGATGCCCCGGTCGTTGAGGGCCGCGATGATGTCCGCCCTTCCCTTTCCCGGCGCGAAAAGCCCGTACTCCAGCATGAGGTAGAATTTGTAGAAGGCATGGTCCACGCCTTCGGGGACGACCGGCAGCCGGACCAGTGGATGACCGCCCAGCCCGCGCCGCAACCGATCCGCATGGGCGCGCCGCCGCGCCAGCCATGCGGGCAGCTTGCGTAGCTGCGCCCGCCCGATGGCCGCCTGCATTTCCGTCATGCGCCAGTTGGTGCCGAAGCTTTCATGGAGATAGCGAAAGGCGTTTCCGGGCGAAGGCGCGCCCATCATCGCGACATTCTTGCCATGATCCTTATAGGCCCAGGCCCGCCGCCAGTGCGCCTCTTCCCTCAGCAGCAGCATCCCGCCTTCGCCGCCCGTCGACAGGATCTTGTCGGTGCAAAAGGAGAAGGCGGCGGCATGTCCGAAGGAGCCCACCTTCCGCCCACCAATGGCCGCGCCATGCGCCTGCGCGCAATCCTCCACCAGCCACAGACCATATTCCGCGGCGATGGCGTCCAAGGCTGCCATGTCGCAGGGCCAGCCGGCAAGATGGACGCACAGGATCGCCCTCGTGCGCGCGCCGATCAGGGGTTCGACGCCGGCCGGGTCGATCGTGTGGCTGTTCGCGTCGATGTCGGCGAATACCGGCACCGCCCCGACCGCCGCCACCGCCGAAGCGCTGGCGAAGAAGCTGCGAGCGGGCACGATGACTTCGTCGCCCGCCCCGATCCCCAGCGCGCGGAAAGCGAGTTCGAGGGCGAGCGTGCCATTGGCGAGCGAAATGGCGTGCGGCATCCCGCAATAGGCCGCGAACTCCCGCTCGAAGGCGCGGCATTCGTCGCCATGCACCAGCGAATTGACCCGGCCGCTGGCCAGCACGCGGACGACCGCGCCGATCTCGTCGGCCTCATATTGGGGCCAGCGCCGGTCGGGCGGCGGGAAGCGCGCCGCGATCGGCGCGACCGAAACGGGCTGCTCCATGGCGCGCAGGTCGCTCATTCGTTCGCCGCCTTGCCCACCAGATCGATCTCCCGCGTCAATTCGCGCAGCGTCCTGGCCCAGGTCGATTGCGCCGGGGCGCGCAGCAACTCCTTCATCAGGTCCTGCACGCCTTCCTCGTCCCGCTCCGCGATGAGGTGGGACAGGTCGGCAAAGGCCTTCACCAGCTTTTCCAGCGGCACGGGGCAGGGACTCGCCTCGATCACGCCGGGGATGGAGGAACGAAGCTGCTCCTCGGTCGTGTCGAACAGTTCCTCATAGAGCTTTTCGCCGGGACGGAGGCCGACGAACTGGATCGGCACGTCGATGTCGGGACGAAGGCCCGCCAGGCGGATCATCCGGCGCGCGATGTCGACGATCCTGATCGGCTCGCCCATGTCGAGGACGAAGATGGTGCCGCGGTCGATCTTCGCCTCCATGGCTCGCGCGCTGCTCTGGAGGATCAACTGCACCGCTTCCGCGACGGTCATGAAATAGCGTTTCATGTCGGGATGGGTGACGGTCAACGGCTTGCCCGCCGCCATCTGCTGCTGGAACAGCGGCACCAGCGATCCGCTGGAACCCAGCACATTGCCGAAACGCACCGTCATGAAGCGCGGGCTTTCGGGGTCGCATTGTCCGATCAGGTCCAGCGCCTGGCAGTAAAGCTCGCCCAGCCGCTTGGTCGCGCCCATCACGCCGACGGGATTGACGGCCTTGTCGGTCGACACCTGCACCATGGCGAGCGCGCCGTGCGCGCAGACGGCATCGGCGACATTGCGCGTGCCCAGCACATTGGTATGCGCGCCTTCGCAAGGATTGCACTCGACGATGGGGACATGCTTGAGCGCGGCGGCGTGGAAGACGATCTCCGGCTCTCGCCGCCGGAACACATCGTCGAGCGAACCGCGCTCGCGGATCGAGCAGAGTTCGGGATGGCAGAGGATGTCGGGGAACAAGTCCCGCACCTGCATTTCGATGGAGTAGAGGTTGAACTCGCAATGATCGAGCAGGACGATCGCCGACGGCTTGAACGTGGCGATCTGGCGCACCAGTTCGCCGCCGATGGTGCCGCCCGCGCCGGTCACCAATATCCGGCGCCCCCGGATCAGCCGCTCCACGACGTTGCGCTGGAGCGAGACTTCCGGGCGGCCGAGCAGATCGGCCAGCTCGAAATGCTTGATCTCGATGCGCGGTTCGCCTTCCTTCGTCCTTTGCAGGTCCCGGGCATGGGCGACGGTGAGGTCGCACTGATCGGCCAGCTTCACCAGCCGCGAAAAGGCGCGGCGCGGCATCGTCGTATCGCCCCTTATGACGAGGCTTTCGGGCTTCAGGCCCTTCGCGGCGAGCGCTTCGGTGATCTGCGACAACTTGTCGGGCGCGCCCAGCACCGGCACGCCCGCGACCTGAAGCCGGGTATCCCGCCCGTCGAAGGTCAGCGCGCCGACGACATGAAAGCTGTTCGTGCGATCGGCGCGCAGCATTTCCAGCAGCGACCGGATCCAGTCCAGTTCGCCCAGCAGCAGGATATTATGCCTCTCGCCGCGTGGAACGATATGCGCGCGGGCGAATTCCCGCAGCCCGCGCCGGATCGTCCGCGCGCCGATCATCGCCACCAGCAGCAGCGCCGAATGCAGCAGCGCGAAGCCGATCACGTCCAGCGGCACGGCCCTGATTTTCGCCGAGACGATGAGGCACAGGCCCCATGCGGCCGCCATGCTGCCCGCCACCGCCGTCGACAACATGATGCAGTCGCCAAAGGACAGGAAGCGCCAGCAGCGCCAGTAAAGGCCGGTGAGGCAGAGGGTGAAGACCGCCGCCATGCTGAAGAACAGCATCAGGCTGGGGCGGTCGAGAAAGGCAGCGGAAACCGGCCCCGGAATCGCCAGGACGACCAGCAGCAGCGTCAGGAGGACCAGCGCTCCGTCGATCAGCATCAGCGCCGCGAAGCGCGCTGGCGCGGGGAAGCCGGTCGGCCGGGTCAGCATGTCATGCAGCAGGACCGCCCAGAGCGGCGCGCCGGTGGCAATCTGTACTTCATCCTCTTCGGGATCATCCGGGAGCGGATCGGCCGGAAACGGATCATACTGGGCGGGCGGAATGCTCGCGGCCATAGGGACGCCCTTGCGCGCTGGGGGAAACGGCGTCCGGGCGGCTCGTGCCTGCATGGCCTTGGCGCCGTTTCCAGTTGACGTGGCGAAACGGTATCAACTTGGCCTGCCGCCGCAATGAACCAGACAGCTATCATCCCTTGTGGCAGAAACCCGCGCGCAGAATAGCTTATCGGGAGCCGTCCGTGGGCGGCTTCCGCGGGGATCGGGCGCCCGGACAGGAAACAGGGTTAATGCTTTGGGATAGGGGACCGCCCGTAACGCATTTCACCGCCTGATTTTTATGCGCGCGCGTCGGACAGGCGGGAGCGATTTTGGGGGATGGCGATCGGGCATGGCAGTCGTCCCGCGCAGGACCGGACCGGGCATCGCACGGCTTGTCCGCA
This genomic window from Sphingobium cloacae contains:
- a CDS encoding DegT/DnrJ/EryC1/StrS family aminotransferase — protein: MSDLRAMEQPVSVAPIAARFPPPDRRWPQYEADEIGAVVRVLASGRVNSLVHGDECRAFEREFAAYCGMPHAISLANGTLALELAFRALGIGAGDEVIVPARSFFASASAVAAVGAVPVFADIDANSHTIDPAGVEPLIGARTRAILCVHLAGWPCDMAALDAIAAEYGLWLVEDCAQAHGAAIGGRKVGSFGHAAAFSFCTDKILSTGGEGGMLLLREEAHWRRAWAYKDHGKNVAMMGAPSPGNAFRYLHESFGTNWRMTEMQAAIGRAQLRKLPAWLARRRAHADRLRRGLGGHPLVRLPVVPEGVDHAFYKFYLMLEYGLFAPGKGRADIIAALNDRGIPAGTGSCPDMSRELAVRDSAHPNRHPLPVAAEVGERSLMLCVDHLLDAQAMDLTIDTLVEALDSACDPDAARPFSNDVTP
- a CDS encoding polysaccharide biosynthesis protein produces the protein MAASIPPAQYDPFPADPLPDDPEEDEVQIATGAPLWAVLLHDMLTRPTGFPAPARFAALMLIDGALVLLTLLLVVLAIPGPVSAAFLDRPSLMLFFSMAAVFTLCLTGLYWRCWRFLSFGDCIMLSTAVAGSMAAAWGLCLIVSAKIRAVPLDVIGFALLHSALLLVAMIGARTIRRGLREFARAHIVPRGERHNILLLGELDWIRSLLEMLRADRTNSFHVVGALTFDGRDTRLQVAGVPVLGAPDKLSQITEALAAKGLKPESLVIRGDTTMPRRAFSRLVKLADQCDLTVAHARDLQRTKEGEPRIEIKHFELADLLGRPEVSLQRNVVERLIRGRRILVTGAGGTIGGELVRQIATFKPSAIVLLDHCEFNLYSIEMQVRDLFPDILCHPELCSIRERGSLDDVFRRREPEIVFHAAALKHVPIVECNPCEGAHTNVLGTRNVADAVCAHGALAMVQVSTDKAVNPVGVMGATKRLGELYCQALDLIGQCDPESPRFMTVRFGNVLGSSGSLVPLFQQQMAAGKPLTVTHPDMKRYFMTVAEAVQLILQSSARAMEAKIDRGTIFVLDMGEPIRIVDIARRMIRLAGLRPDIDVPIQFVGLRPGEKLYEELFDTTEEQLRSSIPGVIEASPCPVPLEKLVKAFADLSHLIAERDEEGVQDLMKELLRAPAQSTWARTLRELTREIDLVGKAANE